In one window of Puniceicoccus vermicola DNA:
- a CDS encoding PLD nuclease N-terminal domain-containing protein, with protein sequence MQISIGASPRSSRRENETCPFLRVREQDALTTSDFRGLQWCGGIFPGSSVPLRRSRLFCFRGMHGTERKNHCLQLQFPVLWKKQKLEHPSMIALIDISLSELLGPDKVRSFLIPFICIGFLVEIAWLWCLIAHLKSEDMNPTDKICWTIVLCVLNWFGMILYILLAPESKNENAKISPQISYSSDSSPVSSLRR encoded by the coding sequence ATGCAGATCTCTATCGGCGCTTCACCGAGGAGTAGCCGGCGGGAGAACGAAACCTGCCCGTTCCTACGTGTGAGAGAGCAGGATGCTCTCACTACTTCGGACTTCCGAGGTCTTCAGTGGTGTGGCGGGATTTTCCCTGGATCCTCCGTTCCGCTGCGGCGCAGCCGTTTATTCTGCTTCAGAGGGATGCACGGTACGGAGAGAAAGAATCATTGCCTCCAGCTCCAATTCCCGGTCCTATGGAAGAAGCAGAAATTAGAGCACCCCTCCATGATTGCCTTGATCGACATCTCTCTCTCCGAACTATTGGGTCCGGACAAAGTTCGTAGTTTTCTGATTCCCTTCATTTGCATCGGTTTTCTAGTGGAAATCGCTTGGTTGTGGTGCCTCATTGCGCACCTCAAAAGTGAAGACATGAACCCTACCGACAAAATCTGTTGGACTATCGTTCTCTGCGTTCTGAATTGGTTTGGAATGATTCTGTATATTCTTCTCGCTCCGGAGTCTAAGAATGAGAATGCAAAGATATCCCCGCAAATTAGCTATTCTTCGGATTCTTCCCCAGTCTCATCCTTGAGACGCTAA